A genomic region of Elephas maximus indicus isolate mEleMax1 chromosome 10, mEleMax1 primary haplotype, whole genome shotgun sequence contains the following coding sequences:
- the LOC126084013 gene encoding ribonuclease K3-like, with protein MALDLLGHFPHLLLLLGLWGPMHPLFAVPPNLTGAQWFQIQHLRPSPLPCNQAMRGVNSYTYHCKGLNTFLHDSFHNVAAVCNLANITCRNRSTNCHQSQNRVNMTVCNLTAGRDPNCNYNSAAAYKFFIVACNTPQVGGPPYPFVPVHLDGVI; from the coding sequence ATGGCGCTAGATCTTCTGGGACACTTTCCTCACCTCCTATTGCTGCTGGGATTATGGGGGCCAATGCATCCGCTTTTTGCTGTGCCTCCGAATTTGACCGGGGCTCAATGGTTTCAAATCCAGCATTTACGGCCAAGTCCTCTACCATGCAATCAGGCAATGAGAGGTGTCAACAGTTATACCTACCATTGTAAGGGTCTAAATACCTTTCTGCATGATTCCTTCCACAATGTGGCTGCTGTCTGTAACTTGGCAAACATCACTTGCAGGAATAGATCCACCAACTGCCACCAGAGCCAAAACCGTGTTAACATGACCGTGTGCAACCTCACTGCAGGAAGGGATCCTAATTGCAACTACAACAGTGCTGCAGCATACAAGTTTTTCATTGTTGCCTGTAATACCCCTCAGGTGGGAGGTCCTCCCTATCCCTTCGTTCCTGTGCACTTAGATGGAGTCATTTAA